In the Halorussus salinus genome, GATGACCGGTTTGTACCACAGTTCCGGCGTGCCGTCGTTCCACGACAGCATCGTGTGCTTGAGCCACTCGTCGTCCTTGCGCTCCTGATGCTCCTGTCGCCAGTGGGCACCGCGGAACTCGTCGCGGGCCAGCGCGCCGAGCGTGATGGCCTCCGCGAGGTCGATGAGGTTGCGCGTCTCGATGGTGTGGATGAGGTCGGTGTTGAACGTGCGCGAGGGGTCGTTGACGTACACGTCTTGGTAGGCCTCCCGGACCTCTCGGATGTCTTCGAGCGCCTGCTTCAGGCCCTCCTCGTTCCGGAAGACGTTGACGTTCTCGGTCATCGACTGCTGGAGGTCCGCCCGGAGGTCCGAGTGCTTGACGCCCTCGTCTTTCTCCATCAGCTCCTCGATGCGAGTGCGCTCGCGCTCGACGGCGCGGCGGACCGTCTCGTCGGGTTCTACGACCGCCGCGCCGCCGTCAGCGGCCACGTCGTCGCCGCCGTCGGCCACGGCCTCGTCGTCGCCGGAGGGCACCGCGCCCGGTTCGACGGGCGTGTCCAGACCGTCTTCCTCCTCGATTTCCGCGGTCTTGCCCTTCGTAATCTCGGCCTCGCCGAGGTCCGCGCCCGCGGCGTGGCGACCGGCGCGCGCGCCGAAGACGATGAGTTCCGGCAGGGCGTTACCGCCGAGTCGGTTCGACCCGTGGACCGAGACGCAGGCACACTCGCCCGCGGCGTAGAGACCGTCGATGAGCGTCTCGCCGTTCTCGTCGGTCTCGATGCCGCCCATCTCGTAGTGCTGGCCGGGCTTGACCGGCATCGGCTCTTCGAGGCCGTCCACGCCCTCGAAGTCCCGCGCGAGGTGGAGGATGTTCTCCAGTCGGTCGGTGATGCGCTCCTCGCCGAGGTGGCGCATGTCGAGATAGACGTACTCGTCCTCGACGCCGCGGCCGGAGTTGACCTCGGTGAGTTCCGCGCGCGACACCACGTCGCGGGAGGCCAGTTCCCCGGCGTTGTTGGCGTAGCCGTACTCGAACATGAACCGCTCGCCCTCCGAATTGTAGAGGATGCCGCCCTCTCCCCGGACGCCCTCGGAGATAAGGACCCCCGTCGAGGGGAGCGTGGTCGGGTGGAACTGGACGAACTCCATGTCTTCGAGCGGGACGCCCGCTCGGTAGGCCATCGCCGCGCCGTCGCCGGTGTTGGCGACCGCGTTGGTCGTGTGGTCGTACACCTGTCCGGTGCCGCCGGTGGCGAGGATGACGCCGTTTCGGGCCTTGAAGCCCTCGACCGCGCCGGTCTTGATGTCGTAGGCGACGACGCCGTGACACTCCCGCTCGTCGGGGTCGTCGTGGTCCGTGACCGCGAGGTTCGAGACGTACCACTCGTCGTACACCTGAATCCCGCGCTTGACGACCTGCTCGTACATGACGTGGAGCAGGTGGTGGCCGGTCTCGGCACCGGCGTAGGTCGTCCGCGGGAAGGAGAGTCCGCCGAACGGTCGCTGGGAGACGCGGCCGTCGTCCTCGCGGGAGAACGGCATCCCCCAGTGTTCGAGTTGGACCGTCTCCTCGGGGCTGTCCTGCGCGAGGGTCTCGATTGCCGGGGCGTCGCCGAGGTAGTCCGACCCCTTCATCGTGTCGTAGGCGTGGAGTTCCCAGTCGTCGCCCTCGCGAATCGCCGCGTTGATACCGCCTTCGGCCGCGCCGGTGTGGCTCCGCACGGGGTGGAGCTTGGTGACGATAGCCACGTCCGCGCCCTCCTCGTGGGCCGCGATGGCCGCTCGAAGCCCGGCACCGCCGCCGCCGATTACCAGAACGTCGTGTTCGTGCATAGTTTGTAATGTAGTGTTCGAGCTACCAGAACTTGAGGTTCTGCTTGACCGCCTCTCGCTTGAGTTCTTGGATATGCTCGGTCAGCGGGATGTCTTTCGGACAGACGTTCGTGCAGGAGAACTGGGTCTGGCACCGCCAGACGCCGTGTTCTTGGTCCATCACGTTCAGCCGGTGTTCCTTCATGTTCTCGCCCTCCCGCTCGTCCATCGCGAAGCGGTAGGCCTTGTTGATGGCCGCCGGACCGAGATACTGGTTGTCCCCGGCCGCGACGTTACACGACGACATGCAGGCACCGCACCAGATACACCGAGTGGACATCTTGATCTTCTCGCGGTTCTCCCGCGTCTGTCGGTACTCTTCGAGGTCGCCATCCGGGTCCTCCTCGGGCTGGAAGAACGGCTCGACCGCGTGCATCTGGTCGTAGAAGTGTTCCATGTCCACGACGAGGTCCTTCACCACGTCTTGGTGGGGCAACGGCTCGACCCGGACCGGCGCTTCGAGGTCCGAAATCTGGGTCTGGCAGCCGAGGCGCTGGCGACCGTTGATGAACAGCGCGTCGGAACCACAGACCGCCTGCCGACAGGAGTGTCGGAACGTCAGCGTGGTGTCGTAGCGGTCGCGGGCGTAGATGAGCGCGTCGAGGACCGTCATCCCCTTCTCCTTCGGGATGGCGAAGTCGTCGAAGCGCGGTTCCATCTTCCCTTCGACCTCGGGGTCGTAGCGGAACACCTTCAGCTGGAACGACTCGCCCTCGATGTCGGCGGGCGCGCCCGACACCGACTGCTGGCGTTGGGCGTCCCGGTCGGCGCGGCGTTGGTCGCCGTACGAAGCGCTCTCGGTAATCTCGGCCTCGGTCTCGGCGTTGACCTCCTGTTCGGTCTCGGTCTGTTCTTTCTCTTCTGGTACTTGCGTGCTCATGATTACACCATTCCGTTCATGACGAGCGCGAGGTAGGTCCCTTGCGCCGCCAGCGCGAGACCGGCGACGACGAGGAGGCCCTTGACTGCGGTCTTCTTGGTGCCCGTCAGGCCCTGATTCAGCAGTGCGGCGTAGACGCCGTTGACGCCGTGGAACGTCCCGGTCCACAGGAATAGGACCATCGTGACGAGATAGCCCCACTGGTCCATGCGGGCGGTCGTCTGGGCGAACGTTACCTCCGAGGCGTGGTTCAGGAAGTGCAGGAGGAAGAAGTGGAACGCCAACACTACGACGAGGAACGCGGCCGTGACTCGCTGGAGGAGCCACGACGCGCTCCCGCTTTGGAACGACGAGTAGCGTTCGGCCATTAGAACGCTCCCTCCAAGAACGTCGGGATACTCGCCAGTACGATGACGCCCGTGACGACGAGTGATGCGTAGAAGCTCTTGTCCTGCGATTCGAGTCCGAGTCCGAGGTCCACGAACAGCAGGCGGACCCCGTTGAGGATGTGGAAGACGGCCACCGCCAGCAGGCCGACCTCCAGAACCCGGACCACGAGCAGGCTTTCGAGCCCCTGAAGCGTGTCCGTGTACGCGCTCGCACCGGCAGTTGCGGTACTCAGCACGGCGATGTGCGTGAACAGGTAGCCGACGAGTACCCACCCGGTGAACTTGTGGAATATCCAGGCCCACATCCCGGCCGTGAACTCCCGCCACCGGCCGAAGTCTTCGACGAGGCCTCGATTGTACGATTGACTCATACTTGTCCGTTCGGGAGGTTGGACTGTGGGCAAATAGAAGTTTCTACCTGCCGCCAGTCTCGGGGCCTCGGCGCTCGATTTCCCGGCGAA is a window encoding:
- a CDS encoding FAD-binding protein, encoding MHEHDVLVIGGGGAGLRAAIAAHEEGADVAIVTKLHPVRSHTGAAEGGINAAIREGDDWELHAYDTMKGSDYLGDAPAIETLAQDSPEETVQLEHWGMPFSREDDGRVSQRPFGGLSFPRTTYAGAETGHHLLHVMYEQVVKRGIQVYDEWYVSNLAVTDHDDPDERECHGVVAYDIKTGAVEGFKARNGVILATGGTGQVYDHTTNAVANTGDGAAMAYRAGVPLEDMEFVQFHPTTLPSTGVLISEGVRGEGGILYNSEGERFMFEYGYANNAGELASRDVVSRAELTEVNSGRGVEDEYVYLDMRHLGEERITDRLENILHLARDFEGVDGLEEPMPVKPGQHYEMGGIETDENGETLIDGLYAAGECACVSVHGSNRLGGNALPELIVFGARAGRHAAGADLGEAEITKGKTAEIEEEDGLDTPVEPGAVPSGDDEAVADGGDDVAADGGAAVVEPDETVRRAVERERTRIEELMEKDEGVKHSDLRADLQQSMTENVNVFRNEEGLKQALEDIREVREAYQDVYVNDPSRTFNTDLIHTIETRNLIDLAEAITLGALARDEFRGAHWRQEHQERKDDEWLKHTMLSWNDGTPELWYKPVILDGEDKTYEPKERSY
- the sdhC gene encoding succinate dehydrogenase, cytochrome b556 subunit, coding for MSQSYNRGLVEDFGRWREFTAGMWAWIFHKFTGWVLVGYLFTHIAVLSTATAGASAYTDTLQGLESLLVVRVLEVGLLAVAVFHILNGVRLLFVDLGLGLESQDKSFYASLVVTGVIVLASIPTFLEGAF
- a CDS encoding succinate dehydrogenase/fumarate reductase iron-sulfur subunit, which produces MSTQVPEEKEQTETEQEVNAETEAEITESASYGDQRRADRDAQRQQSVSGAPADIEGESFQLKVFRYDPEVEGKMEPRFDDFAIPKEKGMTVLDALIYARDRYDTTLTFRHSCRQAVCGSDALFINGRQRLGCQTQISDLEAPVRVEPLPHQDVVKDLVVDMEHFYDQMHAVEPFFQPEEDPDGDLEEYRQTRENREKIKMSTRCIWCGACMSSCNVAAGDNQYLGPAAINKAYRFAMDEREGENMKEHRLNVMDQEHGVWRCQTQFSCTNVCPKDIPLTEHIQELKREAVKQNLKFW
- a CDS encoding succinate dehydrogenase — encoded protein: MAERYSSFQSGSASWLLQRVTAAFLVVVLAFHFFLLHFLNHASEVTFAQTTARMDQWGYLVTMVLFLWTGTFHGVNGVYAALLNQGLTGTKKTAVKGLLVVAGLALAAQGTYLALVMNGMV